The following proteins are encoded in a genomic region of Cataglyphis hispanica isolate Lineage 1 chromosome 1, ULB_Chis1_1.0, whole genome shotgun sequence:
- the LOC126859228 gene encoding 39S ribosomal protein L30, mitochondrial yields the protein MTSRATIFFNFARYYSQEVRRRIKWKDKEGNLEGVKYGFVKYFPRHPNHVDPPFEPSKLLLVKRVKPFAGNPWWEKRMLKDLGFEDKKHFNVPMILKNTPEICAMLWKVKHLVKILPIKLPNELPTADDLNGTYLHENGTFYIVPKVDPAREEATIKFVNDPKKLNRDIIQEKLRLKWLEGRSMS from the exons ATGACATCTCGCgcaacaattttctttaattttgcacGTTATTATTCGCAAGAAGTGAGGCGACGAATAAAATGGAAAGACAAGGAGGGTAATCTAGAAGGTGTAAAATATGGATTTGTTAAATACTTTCCAAG acATCCAAATCATGTTGATCCACCATTTGAGCCGAGCAAACTTTTATTGGTGAAACGAGTAAAACCTTTTGCAGGTAATCCTTGGTGGGAGAAAAGAATGTTGAAAGATCTCGGTTTCGAGGACAAG AAACACTTCAATGTTCCAATGATCCTCAAAAACACACCAGAGATTTGTGCTATGCTCTGGAAGGTGAAACATCTGGTAAAGATCCTTCCTATAAAGTTACCCAATGAACTGCCAACTGCAGATGATCTAAATGGCACGTATTTACACGAAAATGGCACATTTTACATTGTACCAAAAGTAGATCCTGCTCGCGAAGAAGctacaataaaatttgtaaatgatCCAAAAAAACTGAATCGCGATATTATTCAAGAAAAACTGAGACTTAAGTGGTTAGAAGGACGTTCTATGTCTTGa